Within Chiroxiphia lanceolata isolate bChiLan1 chromosome 24, bChiLan1.pri, whole genome shotgun sequence, the genomic segment TGCAAAACATGTATttataaatgtgttttcaagcctgcctgtttctctctccctgtttttGGAGgttggttaatttttttcccttttttccaagGCTCAAAGCTTTGAACCCTCAGGTACCCTCGGGAGGCTCCTGTgcaggacagcacagccagggctctgTTTTTTGATCCCAGATCCCCGGAGTTCACTTCTCCACAGTgatcccctttccttccctttccataGGTACGGCTTTGTGGAGTTTGATGATCTGAGAGATGCAGATGATGCAGTTTATGAGCTGAATGGGAAGGATCTGTGTGGGGAGAGAGTGATCGTGGAGCACGCCCGGGGCCCACGCCGTGACAGCAGTTACGGTTCAGGACGCAGTAAGCACTTGTGCCTTTGTATCCCTgccttattttaaataaaacatcgGTTTATTCATTTCCTTAAAAAGtaatctaaaaagaaaatgatacaAAGTTTGTTCTGTAACTGTAAATGTAACTGTTGATCTGAGTATTTCTTaacttgtttgtttgtattaAACTATTCTAATTGATAACTTAATAAACGCAGTTTCTCGtaccatttttattattattattattattactattattattattattataatatcaTTTCACTGAACTATTTTGAATGGTTTATTTGCAATGTGCTGTTTAACATAGATTTAACAAAGACCTCAATGTTTTAATTGAAAGAGTCCTTTGAGGCTAAGATGACTGCCCGTTCCATTTGCTGACCTTGGGGTACCTTTCCATGAGTGGCTCTTTGACCTTTGTGGCCCTTggctgaccaaaaaaaaaaaaggaagccatGTGACGACCGCAGCCTTTTCCCATTAGACCTGGGTGGTGAGGATCCCAAGGGTTAGAGACAGATGAGATTAATCTGAAATAGGTGCCTGAAAAGCTTTATTCATGTCAGATATTCAGAAAGCCTTTAAGCAATGTAAGTAACATTAGTCAACTGGcttaattcagtttttttctttcgaactgttttaaagataatattaaatttaattgcATGTTAACCGTAGCGTAATCATAACTCTGTGCTTTGCTTAATTGTAGTAAAACATCCTTAATGCTTTGGGTCTTTGTAACCTTTCTGTGAGGGGGGGGTGAGTTTAGCCTGGAGGGggggtggggctgggctgccctcGGGAGCAGGCGGGGCAGGACAGGCGCTGGGGGAGGGCGAGGAGGCTCCTTTTCCCTGGTTGAAGTTGTGTCTGTCACCTCCTAAAGGTGGATATGGTTATAGAAGAAGCGGAAGAGATAAGTACGGTCCCCCGACCCGTACAGAATACAGATTGATTGTGGAAAATTTGTCAAGCCGCTGCAGTTGGCAGGATCTGAAGGTATGGGGCCCTTTCCTCACCCTCTCTCTCTGTTCAAGAGCACAAAGGGGTAAAAGCTTCAGCGAGGTGAAGTGCTGAACACCTGGGCTTTGCTCCCAGCTCCCGAGCCCCTCAGCGTGCTCCTGTGCACAGCAGGAGATCTGGGGAGTAACACACACCTTAAATCAATACAGGAGCGTATTTGCATATGTGAAAGCATTAATGagaggctgggagctgcaccTGCAGGCTCGGTGGCACTGGAAAGTGGGAGAATAACTTCTGTCATTAACATCACATACAGCTGTGGTTTATCTTCTCTTAAACCCTGTCAAAACAGGCTTGAATCACACCAGGGGTAGGATTCAGCAGAGATGGAGGAGTTTGCCCTTGTCACTTTGGATTTAACCCATCAACTTGTAAGGTGCTAGAGCTGTTTGAACCAATAGCATCATTCCTGCACAGGCTCTGTTAGCAATTTCCACACCATTTAAAGCTGTTTGAAGGAAAGGTTCAGGGAAAGGATGCTTCCAGAAGGAGCAATCAAGCAAAACATCTGCCAAAAGCTGTTATTTCTGAAGTGCAAAGGAGTGGAGGGTGATTCTCAGCAGTGGAAGTGTTGGGTGACACTGTGGAGCCCGTGGTGCCCCTGAGTGCTCTGGAGGTGACGTGTTGACTTGTGATTATCCCCCTCATGGATTCAGGGAGCAGGATTTCAATAGTGTTTCCTTATCAACCTGAGCAGCAATGGTTAAACCCACTTGTTCTTACAGGAACACTTTCTTTTATGGTTCTCTTTTAAGGATGTGTAAAATTTGTTCTAAACAAACTTTGACGTAGTAGAAACTGGTCTGTAATTGAATGTAACACTAGTTCAGGTATGTATGGAGATGCTGCCAATGTCTTTGTTGTTAATGCTTCATCAGTAGCTTGTCTTTGCTTCTGGTATTCAAAATTGTAAGTAGAGCATGGCATGATTAATCCTCCAGTGGATGCATTGCTGCTTTTTTGGGAATACCTTTCATTTTAGTGAACTTAAGATGGGAGAAGCTGGGCTGAAAACAGACCAAACCAGAGCTCTGTGCCGTGTTTCCACTGCAGCCAAAATTCCCCAGGGGTGAAGGATGGCCTGGCCTGGTGGCTTGATTGAAGTGGGGCAGAATGGCCCTCCCTGATAAACAGAGAGGGTTAGGAACTGAAACAGAGAAACCGGGAAGCATGAAGTGGGAAAATGAATTGAGCTTTGACTTCTGTGGAGGTTCTTCCAGCAGAATGAGCTGGGTTACCGAGGTGGAGGACAAAGGGAGGTTTGCTTGCCTGTGGGCTTCTTGCCTCTTCATATTCAACCTTTACCCCCTTTCCCAATTACATTTGGAAACATGATTTAGAGAGtgagcattttatttctttaatcaCTTCTGTAATTTGAGACTTAAGAGTCCAGAGCATATTTGATATTAGACTGGAGATGGGAGACCTTCAATTACTGTTCGGCTCAAAACTACCAGCCCCACCCTGGTTCTAATGACACCCACTCTGTGAAATCAGAGCATGTTATTTGGCACTGCAAATGCTGTTTGGTTCAAAGCCTTGCTGACACCCCAGTGAATAGAAGAGGCTCAGGGAGCATCGTTACAGGGATGAGCCTGGAAGCCTGGCTCTGGATTCGAGGCGATGGTGATTCTGTCCTCTTCCCCTAGGATTATATGCGTCAGGCAGGGGAGGTGACATATGCAGATGCacacaaaggaaggaaaaatgaaggtgTGATTGAGTTCAAATCCTATTCTGACATGAAAAGAGCCCTTGAAAAGCTGGACGGGACAGAAGTAAATGGCAGAAAGATTAGATTAGTGGAAGACAGACCTGGATCGAGACGGCGCCGCTCCTACTCCAGAAGCCGAAGCCATTCAAGGTACGTCGATAATGTGTATCAGGCAGAGGCTTTTGGGTTCCAAACCaccttggaagtgttcagagTTCACAATAAATCTAGTTTTTGAGAATAAGCAAGGGCAGTGAGGGCTCATTCAGAGGTGTCTCCCGTGGGGGATGTGTGGACCTGCTCTCTGAACACCTGTGACTGTCCTCCCCAACATCTCagtcctcagtgcctggcaggagcagctggtggcCGGTGGAGCTGAGCACACAGAATGGAACAGAAGGTGCTTTTAACACTTCAGCTCTGAACACTCTGTTCTGCTCCAAGCACCAGGACTAACAGTTCTTTCTCAGCTTGGAAACCTCCACCTGTTCGCTGTTCCTCAGAGATTTGCTGCTTTCCTTGTCTGACCAAGAGCTGTTTCAGCAGCACCAAGTGTTCTTCCCTTTCCATTCTGGGGTAGAACTTGTCACAAGGAACTCAGGCAAACCTTTACTGTTCCTAGAAGAACTTGGTTATGAAATCGAAGCCTAAAGTCAAAGCTTTATCCCAGTGTCTCACCACATTCAAAGTGTGATTTGACTGGGAAGGTGATTATCCCTTAAATAAACTGGCATATTTTCTTCCAGATCAGCGCCCTGCTCACTGCCAGACgtggcagcagggaggagaggtgGGAGAAGGGTGCTCTGAGTTTGTGACTGTTGTGTAACTCTCTGAAAGGTGCTGTAACCCCCTGGGGATTTTCCCCCAGGGCTCACAAGCTAACACTAGAGCTGCTTCCTTGTGTTCCAGGTCTCGCTCTCGAAGCAGACACTCCCATAAGAGCAGGAGCcgcagtgccagcagcagccgcTCCAAGAGTAGATCCAGATCCAGGTATGTCTTTGTCCCGGGAGAACTGGTGACTCCCACTTAAATAAGCAGCATCATCCTAAATCTGCAGCACGAgcactgtttgtttttgttttccctcccattCTCTGCACAGTTTCAGCGCTGCTCAAACCCACAACTGTCTGTTGCCTTTGCATTTCCAGGTCTGTGTCCCGTTCCAGAAGCAAGAGCCGTAGTCGAAGCAAGAGCCGTAGCAGAGgccaaaaagagaaaagcaggactCCGAGTAAGGAGGATAAAAGTAGGAGCCGCAGCAGGAGTGCAGAGAAATCCCGGAACAAAAGCAAGGATAAATCTGAGGGCGCTCTCCACAACAGCGAGGAGAAAGCCAAGAGCAGGAGCCCCAGCAAggaaaagagcaggagcaggagtgggagTAAGGACAGGGGAGAGGCGAGGGAGAGCATGAGGAGCAGGAGCAAGGAGAAGAGTAGAAGCAAAGACAGGGAGAAGAGCATTAGCAAGGCTAGAAGCAGGAGCAAGAGCAGGGATGAGAGTAGGAGCAGGAGCCACAGCAAggataaaaggaaaagtaggaagaggagcagggatgACAGCAGAAGTAGAAGCAGGAGCCGCAGCAAGAGTGAGAAGAGCAGGAGGCGCAGCAAGAGAGACAAAGCcagcagcaagaagaaaaggaaggacagCCACGAGCGGTCCAGGTCAGGCTCCAAGGAAAAGGAGCATCTCAAAGGCGAGTCTGACAAGAAGGAGGCCAAAGGCGAGGGGGAGGATGCAGTGTCCCGCTCCAGGTCTAGGTCCATTTCCAAGTCCAAACCAAATGTCAAATCAGATTCTCGTTCCAGGTCTAAATCTGTTTCAAAGCCGAGGTCCCGGTCCAAGTCCAGGTCTAGGTCAGCCTCTAGGTCACGCTCCCGATCACGGTCGAGGTCCCGCTCCAGATCCTAACCTTGCTGCAGCCCCACTTGGAATGGTTGGAAAAGTCTTTTGTACATGTTTAGTAGCTGTAACCAAGTGATTGAAGTAGAAACCCTGTCGATGCTGTATATTTTTAACAACCCCGATGGTCCGTCTGTCATTAAGTGCAGCGctccctccctgcactgctccctGGCCTGAGGCTGCTCCACTCCTTTTCTACCCAACAGAGAGGTTCTCTTTAAATATAACTCTTCCTAGAGCCCCCACATTGCCCTGTTTTCCAGAAAGAGCCTTGCAGGGAATGAGCACTGCGCCCTGGTGGGTTTATGGGATTGCAGTGGGGACTGATGGTAGGTATGACAACTTCAGCAGTCTTTGCCCTCGAATTGATGCCCTTTGATGTCTGCCATTTAGTGGAAGTGCTAAGTCTTAAGTTTCATACTACTTTTGTTCCATATTTTTTGGACTTACAAAGTTGTGAATAGCAcagtcaaaaggaaaaaaaaaaatagaggtaCTTGCAGTAATCTATAGGGAAAAGAAGTATAGTTCCATATTCTGGTATTGTGACAATATCcttgttttatattaaatttttttattttatttttccctgtcttgCAAAGTACAGTGATTCCTGTTTCCATGAAATTTGAATAAAGACTATTTTTGCTTGATGACATTTGGTGGTGGTTCCATGACGTGTTGGGATTGTCAGCATTTTCTATTGACCAGTGAAAGCCTGAATTTGCAAAGGGTCACTCACAGAGAAAGAGCTCTTGGCTCAGAAAATTCTTCATATTCTGTAGCTCATCAGTTCAGTGTTTTCCCCTTTCACACTGTTGGCTTTTCTTCCCATGCCCTGGGGAAAGGAAGGGCAGAGCCCCACGATGCTTTCACAGGTGTtttcctggcacaggcagcaggaggaggcagagctgtcccagctgttTAATTCTTGTTGTCCTTTGATCTCATGATCCCTGACCGTGCATCTGGAATTTCAGTCAGGAGCTGTGACTCTCTGAATGGGAAGGTGTCAGTGTGACCCAGGTGGGAGGAGGATGTTGTGGGCTTTGATAACATGCACCGGTATCAGCCTGGCTttgccctgctgtcccccccAAAGGCAGGGGGAACTGTAGCTTGGGGATTTCCAGCCAGGGATGGAAGGATCAGGTTGTGTCTGGCCCTTTCCTGGGAATGAGCTGCTGCACTGAAACCCCCTCTGCTCCGAATCCACAGGGTCCAGACTGGCTCTGCCATCAGACTGGAATTCCCCAGCACTCGCTTTCCCAGTCCAGCTTCTCCAGGTACACCCTGAGTGACTGGGAGTTTGGACGTGGAGTCTCTTCTCAGCATGTTTTCCAGGAGATTTTCCTAATAAAATTTGAGGGGAAcctttataaaagaaaaagctcaggATGTGCTTCTGAGGAAACACTGGAGGGGAGGCTGTTCCACTGGTGTGTCCCCAGAATCCCTGGGAATTTGGGGAGGACAGCTTTTAGCAGGAGTTCTGTAGATGTTCCTGAGTAATATCCCAAATTTAGATTTGGGGCCTTCCCGAATTGCTCAGACTGAGCTTCCCATGAGCTCTTCCCTTACATGGGATGGCTTGGAACAAAGAAGTGTCATTCCCAGCCTTCTGTCCTGAAagacaaaaggcaaaaaaccctaTTTTGTGAGTTCTTGGGCTGGAATAAGAAGGTTAGTTACGGCTTCCTCCACAACTGTCCTTTAGCAAATTCCAAACTGCTCACAAAACTGATGGCAGAGGCTCTCTCAGCGAGATGTTGGACTTCATAGGTGCAAGTCATTCCGTATAATTTGATCATTTGGAACTTGTCCTGCCATATTAAAAAGATGAAAGGCCGATAGATCATCAGAGTTGCTTTCAACACCAAATATTTCCCCAGACTTTAAGAGGGGTCAGGGCTTGGCGAGTGGCTCTGACTTTATCAAATGTCAAATTACCACGGCAGCATGAGAAAGCTCTGTGGAAgtgatatttaatttctttagaaggaaaagccttttccagCTATATATATTTAGTGCTTTAACATCTTAGGCTTTcataatgacattttttaatcctttttgcTGCTTAATCTTAGTACAGAAGCAAACCAGGCGAGGCAAGATGTTTGCTAATGGGGGataattaatggaaaaatagcttttaagaaaatctgCAAATGATAAAGTCCAGGCAGAGACTTTACAAAAGTGActctggctgccagggctgctcctaAAGACTGAGCTGGGTTTTAGTGAGTCCTCTGGGAGGAACATCCCTTCCCTAAATACCTGAGGACAGGCCTCTGGAGGTATGTGGAAAATCTGTCACTGTGTGCAGTGAAAGGAGGGAAGCCCAAAAATCCTTCAGGAGCGAGCACCTGGAGCGATGGCGATTCCTGGGAGTGCAGTGCAGGGTTTGGATACTCCCTTTGCAGGAGTACTGGTGATTTACTACCTGGAGTAGAGGCTCTGCTGCatcatttcatgttttttctgtctcatgAGCGTCACTGAGTGAGTCTCCCCCACTAATTTCACAAAAAAGTGGAGTTTTTGCATGAAAACCTCTGGCTCACGTGGCTCACTGGTGTGGGCACTTGGcctttcccagcctggagctgctgcaatCCCAGTGCTGGCACCACAGGCTCCTGAAACCAGGGATTTACCTGGCAGCAGGTGTGAAGCCAGGGCAAGAAtggtaataatttaaaatgttaacaaTAATTATTATCATGTGTAGCCAAAGAGGAAGATCAGTGGAACGTCTGCAACAGTTCTGCAATATTCCAaagttaatatttctgtttgaataattaaatacaaagtGAGAAGTCAGCTGCAGGCTGGAAATATCTACCCAAATGCACTgaaaaacagccccaaaaatcTGATTTAGGGTTGGGGTACCCATCTCATGGGGCAAACCTCATTTATTATCTCCCCAAAATCCCATTCCACTGAAGCTGTCACAGCTCAGGGTGCTCCTTCCTTGCTCACCGTGGCAAAAACACCCGACACATCGTTAAAGAATCCCATCCCCACCTCTTTTATTGCTCCAAAACTCAAATACAAAGGGTAATAACATTCCCaggtgagaagaaaaacaagtgtaACAAATGCAGAGGAGAGGGGgcaatattttctgttcctcGTGGGTGTGTCCAGCACAGTCCCGACCTGCTGGATGTGATTTACAGCTCCACTTCCCAAACCTCCCGAACTTCCCAAATTTCCATCTCAGCCACGAATGTGCCCTAATGCCTACGGTTCTGCCCAGACTTCATCTGGCTggctcagggagcagcaccggggatggggctgtgcccCCAGACCCACATCTGCCCCCTCCAAGCGCTCCCAGTGCCCCACATGTGCTGGTGGGCCTGTCCCAGTGTCAGACACATCCCAGTCTCATTCCCACCCCTGTGCCTGCCTGTCCCAGATCATTCCCATCTCactccctgcctgtcccagaTCATTCCCATCTCactccctgcctgtcccagtAACCTCCTGCCCCAGTACctgcccatcccagtgccagccccatcccagtgcctcTCTGTCTCTGATGATCCCTATtccagtgccagctctgctccagtaCCTGCCTGGCCAAGTGCCAGCCCTACTCCAGTTCATCGCTGTCCCAATGATTTCAtgccccagtgccagccctgtcccagtTTCATCTCCATCCCAGTGCCAGTTCCACCCCAGTGccagtcccatcccagccccatcacaatcccagttccccccatcccagtgccagtcccatccctgttcccctcccatcccagtgccagtcCCATCCCCgttcccctcccatcccagttcccCCATCCCATTCTCCCTATCCCAGttccatcccattccatcccaattcccccatcccagtgccagtcccatccctgttcccctcccatcccagttgCCCCATCCCATTCTCCCTATCCCAGttccatcccattccatcccagttccccccatcccagtgccagtcccatccccattcccctcccatcccagttcTCCCATCCCATTCTCCCTTATCCCAGttccatcccattccatcccagTTCCCCCATCCCATtgccagtcccatcccagttccccccatcccagtgctAGTCCCATCCCCgttcccctcccatcccagtgccagtcCCATCCCAAttcccccatcccagtgccagtcCCATCCCCGTTCCCATCCCCgttcccctcccatcccagtgccagtcccatcccagttccccccatcccagtgccagtcccatccccattcccctcccatcccagttcccCCATCCCATTCTCCCTTATCCCACctccatcccattccatcccagttcccccatcccattcccccccccccccaatccctCTCCCCATCGCACCCAGCGCCGCCTCCCCGCGGTGCCGGGGCTGTTCCCGTTCCCGTTCCCAGCGCATGCGCTCCCCGCCCGGCGGGCCCGGGGGGCTCCAGCGCTGCCGGAGCTGCACCGCGAGGAGGCcccggagcggcggcggcggcggggccgggccgggaccGGCCGGTGAGTGCGGGGGGCCCGCGGGGCCCGGGgggcgccgccatcttggggGGGGGCGAGGAGGTGGGGGACGCCGCGAGGGGAAATGGCGGCGCCGCCGCCTCAGGGCTCGCTCAgcccgcggccccgcggggcgaGCCTTTAAACCCCCCtcaaaaaccccaccaaaccgAGCGAAAAGCGCGGGTTtaagtttaataaaataaatcgTAAAATGTCCACGCTttctggggtttggttttgccCGGTTTTTTTTGGCGCAAAAaaggggggtgggagggaaaggcGGTGGGGAAAATCGGGGTTATCGCGGCGCTGGTGAAACTTCCTCGGGAGTGTGACAACTCCAAAGTACTAACAAATATATAAATCCAGCGCGGTGGAAAGAGTTCTTGTAGACTTTCCTCCCCACCCAAACCCCAGAAACATTTCAGTTGGAAGagattttacatgaaaaaaaaaaaaaaaggccgAAACAACATCAAACTTTCTGGCAGCGAATCCGAAGAGTAGAACTAATGGAACCGGGGATTTTGCGAGCCGAGGGAAAAGTCGGTGGCAAATAAACAGAGGGATAAATGTAATCTTCCAAAAGTATCGATCGTCCGCAGGTTGGGATCGGTGCGGGACAATCTGGGGGATGTTTGGGGTCAGGAGAAAGGGATTTGGGACAGTTTGATGGACTCCTGGTGCCACAAGGAGGCGGATTAGATTTTCAATGTGAAAACATTCGATTTATTCAATTACCGCCCTGACAAGTTTATAAAGGAACAAAACCGAACGCACATTGGCCTGTAATTGGGATTAAGGGATAAAGAGCTCTGATATTTTGTGCCAAGTTGTAAAAGACCTTTCtgatttgtggggtttttttaatatataataaaacagaagtaaaataagGGAAAAACGGGTATTTGGTGCTTCAAACTTTTCTTCCCACACAGCAATTAGGAACAGTCCGTCGTGGTCTCGTCAGTGTTTTGCTTCCCACTTTATGATCCGTAATCTATTTAAATTCCATATTTTTGAGGATGGGAACAGTCTTTTCCTCAGCGAGTATTCCTGCTTGGCAATGTAAGATACGTAATAATGATTAATAGGAGTCCCCGGGGTACTTTGCTGGGTTGTAGTCTTATAAAGTAATTACAGATGCAATTAAAACAGAGGACATTTTTGGCCTCTGTGCACAGATTTTGCCCTAAAATTGATTGCGCCTCACACTGCAAATAATCCCATTAAAGCTGAACGCGTGTGAAATGAATTGTGATTCCTGGTGGATGCCGGGGTGGAAATGGAGCTGGATTGGAGCTGCTTGAGGACAACTGGGTGCAACTGTGGGCAGGTTGTACAGGGCCAGCTCTGTTCATTCCTGGCCAGAGTTAATTTATGTCatctttgggggttttattgCCATTATTGAGGGTGTGTTGTTACAGCCAGATGTGCCCTGCAGACCATTCCTGACCCGCTGACCCCTCAGGGGCTGTTTTCCTTGCCCCAGCCATGCTCTTTGTCTGCAGTTTTTACCACCAATTCTCTGTTTACTCAAATTTTAAGGCTTTAGGTCAATTATGAAAAATAGCATCTACAATTTATTTAAAGCAGCATCTGCAATTTTGCTTTATAATGTGCTTAAAATTTTGTTGGTTTATCTGAAGGAGAAGGTCTCGCTCTCCCTTATCTCACTTATATTTTCATGCAAAGCTTTTAGTCTAAACACTTCTGCATTTAACAATATATTCCATTGGTGGTGGGAGATATAAATTTGAGGGTGAAGCCTCAGTATAAACACCTTGTCCTTTTCCATGTGagtgctgatattttttttggGAGGCGAGATGTGCAGCAACACTGGGACATGGGATCAGATTGCTTTAGGGTGATGATGGACATCATAGActcatggaatatcctgagctgcaaGGGACCCTCAAGGATCATCGGGTCCAACACAGGACATACCAAGAATCCCAGCATGAGTGTTGTCAGAGACGTGGTGATGGAGATGTGGATGAGGGTGTGGAGTGTCCATGTGCCAGTCCACGCCTCACCTCTGCACAGTAAAGCACTTTGGAGGCTTAAATCCcgttatttttattattattatcagaGTTGCATAGTttgaatatcaggaaaaaacatGGTTAGACTGGGTCAAAGCCAGACTGACTCAGAGCACTGGTTACTCTGGACCTTTACAgtctttctctgaaataataAGGTGGTGGTTCCTGAGTTGCAATGTTggtttttctcccccctccaaACACTGTTCCCTTTCTCCCAtagtttatataatttttaatctatttcaACCTTTTCTCAAGCCCTCCACATGTGCTGCTTGGGCGGAGGGGCAGGAAGAAGGTGGCAAAGTGGGATGAAAACCTGGATTAGGAACTGGGGGGAAAATGAGCAACTATCTCCTTGTTAAGGACGGCTCTGACACGTGGAATCAATTAGCAGCCAAAGCAAACGAGTTCCCTCCAAACCCCCGTTTCTCCTAATTAGCAGCACTCACTGTGCTCCACAGGTGAGGTGTGAGGGCAGATGTGCTTTGCTGAATTTGGCAGATTACTTTCCAGAGAATGCTTCAACTTATTGGTAAAATACTTCCCGAGGAATGGGTGTTTTATTACCAGGTTTAGCATCTTCTGGCTcatcttctgtttgttttgtggtttgtttttttttaatttctgattgaATCCAGCGAAGTGATGGGATAAATGCAGGGTAGAGCTAAGCAAACAGGTAGATGTTGTGTTCATGAATCACACAGGATTTGTTTTGACAACCCTATTTATGCTGTagcttttaaagcttttgaaaggctgagagaactgggattgttcagcctggagaagtttgagggtgacctaattgcagccttccagagcctggagagggcctgcaagaaagatggagagagattttTTAAGGGCCTGGACTGACAGGAtaaaggggaatggcttcccactgacaagAGGGCAGCTTAGaggggatattgggaaggaattcttcctgtgagagtggggaggccctggcccaggttggccagagaagctgtggctgcccctggaatccctggaaagtgtccaaggccaggttggatggggcttggagcaacctgggctggtggaaggtgtccctgcccatggcaaggggtgggacTGAATGAGTTTTAAGATCCcatccaaaccaaaccattccaggattcc encodes:
- the SRSF4 gene encoding serine/arginine-rich splicing factor 4: MPRVYIGRLSYQARERDVERFFKGYGKILEVDLKNGYGFVEFDDLRDADDAVYELNGKDLCGERVIVEHARGPRRDSSYGSGRSGYGYRRSGRDKYGPPTRTEYRLIVENLSSRCSWQDLKDYMRQAGEVTYADAHKGRKNEGVIEFKSYSDMKRALEKLDGTEVNGRKIRLVEDRPGSRRRRSYSRSRSHSRSRSRSRHSHKSRSRSASSSRSKSRSRSRSVSRSRSKSRSRSKSRSRGQKEKSRTPSKEDKSRSRSRSAEKSRNKSKDKSEGALHNSEEKAKSRSPSKEKSRSRSGSKDRGEARESMRSRSKEKSRSKDREKSISKARSRSKSRDESRSRSHSKDKRKSRKRSRDDSRSRSRSRSKSEKSRRRSKRDKASSKKKRKDSHERSRSGSKEKEHLKGESDKKEAKGEGEDAVSRSRSRSISKSKPNVKSDSRSRSKSVSKPRSRSKSRSRSASRSRSRSRSRSRSRS